A portion of the Sulfuriferula sp. AH1 genome contains these proteins:
- the leuD gene encoding 3-isopropylmalate dehydratase small subunit: MRAFTLLDGLVVPLDRANVDTDAIIPKQFLKSIKRSGFGPNLFDEWRYLDHGEPGQDCSNRPLNPDFVLNQPRYQNAQVLLARENFGCGSSREHAPWALEDYGLRAIIAPSFADIFYNNCFKNGLLPIVLDAAAVDQLFKETAAAEGYRLHIDLPEQTVTTPAGTTFKFEVDAHRKYCLLNGLDDIGLTLQHVNEIRAYEAQRRKSAPWLFT; encoded by the coding sequence ATGCGAGCATTTACACTTTTAGATGGATTGGTCGTGCCGCTGGATCGGGCGAACGTCGATACCGATGCGATCATTCCCAAGCAGTTCTTGAAATCCATCAAACGCAGCGGATTCGGCCCGAATCTGTTCGACGAATGGCGTTATCTGGATCACGGCGAACCGGGGCAGGATTGCAGCAATCGGCCGCTCAACCCCGATTTCGTACTGAATCAGCCGCGTTATCAAAACGCGCAAGTGCTGCTGGCACGGGAGAATTTCGGCTGCGGTTCGAGTCGCGAACACGCCCCCTGGGCTCTGGAAGATTACGGTCTGCGGGCGATTATTGCGCCGAGCTTCGCCGATATTTTTTATAACAACTGCTTCAAGAACGGATTGCTGCCTATCGTGCTGGATGCCGCTGCAGTCGATCAGCTGTTCAAGGAAACGGCGGCAGCGGAAGGTTATCGTCTGCATATCGACTTGCCCGAGCAAACCGTGACTACGCCTGCCGGCACGACCTTTAAGTTCGAGGTCGATGCACACCGCAAATATTGCCTGCTGAATGGGCTGGACGATATTGGCTTGACCTTGCAGCACGTCAATGAGATTCGTGCTTATGAAGCGCAGCGCAGAAAATCTGCCCCCTGGTTATTTACCTAA
- the leuB gene encoding 3-isopropylmalate dehydrogenase has protein sequence MKIAVLPGDGIGPEVTEQAVKVLRALNSDGMKIEMEHAAIGGAGYDAAGDPLPEATLKLARAADAILLGAVGGYQYDSLPRPMRPEQGLLRIRKELNLFANLRPATLYPELADASTLKPEVVSGLDLMIVRELTGDLYFGQPRGIHVNADGEREGYNTMRYAESEVRRVAHIGFQIAMKRGRKLCSVEKANVLETSELWREVVIETAKQYPEVALSHMYVDNAAMQLVRNPKQFDVILTGNIFGDILSDEASMLTGSIGMLGSASMDENRKGMYEPIHGSAPDIAGKDIANPLATILSAAMMMRYTFGHDAVADRIENAVKKVIAQGLRTADIYTPGTTKVGCAAMGDAVVAAL, from the coding sequence ATGAAGATAGCTGTTTTACCCGGTGACGGGATAGGTCCGGAAGTGACTGAGCAGGCCGTGAAAGTGCTGCGCGCCCTCAATAGCGACGGCATGAAGATAGAGATGGAACACGCCGCAATCGGCGGTGCAGGCTACGATGCTGCCGGTGATCCGCTGCCGGAAGCCACATTGAAATTGGCTCGCGCCGCAGATGCTATTCTGCTGGGCGCGGTAGGTGGCTATCAATACGACAGTTTGCCGCGTCCGATGCGACCAGAGCAAGGTTTGCTGCGCATCCGCAAGGAGCTGAATCTGTTTGCCAATTTGCGTCCGGCTACGCTGTATCCCGAGCTGGCAGATGCGTCGACGCTGAAGCCGGAAGTGGTATCGGGGCTGGATCTGATGATCGTGCGCGAATTGACCGGGGACCTTTATTTCGGCCAGCCGCGCGGTATCCATGTCAATGCGGACGGTGAGCGCGAAGGTTATAACACCATGCGCTATGCCGAATCCGAAGTGCGCCGTGTGGCGCATATCGGTTTCCAGATCGCAATGAAACGCGGCAGGAAATTGTGCTCGGTGGAGAAAGCCAATGTGCTGGAAACCAGCGAGCTGTGGCGCGAAGTCGTCATCGAGACCGCCAAACAATATCCGGAAGTGGCGTTATCGCACATGTACGTGGATAACGCAGCGATGCAGCTGGTGCGTAATCCCAAGCAATTCGATGTGATCCTGACAGGTAATATCTTCGGCGATATTCTGTCGGATGAGGCGTCCATGCTCACAGGCTCCATCGGCATGCTGGGTTCGGCGTCAATGGATGAGAACCGTAAAGGTATGTACGAACCGATTCATGGTTCTGCGCCGGACATCGCAGGCAAAGACATCGCTAATCCGCTGGCGACCATTTTGTCCGCAGCGATGATGATGCGCTATACCTTCGGCCACGATGCCGTAGCCGATCGTATCGAAAATGCGGTGAAAAAGGTCATTGCACAGGGCTTGCGCACTGCGGATATCTATACGCCGGGCACGACCAAGGTCGGTTGCGCTGCAATGGGCGATGCCGTCGTTGCAGCGCTATAA
- the asd gene encoding aspartate-semialdehyde dehydrogenase, with protein MMRVGLVGWRGMVGSVLMQRMREERDFDLIEPVFFTTSQVGGKGPDIGRDIPALKDARNIDELKAMDAIISTQGGDYTTEIFGQLRSAGWKGYWIDAASTLRMEKDSVIILDPVNQHVIKDALVKGGKDFIGGNCTVSLMLMALGGLFRENMVDWISAMTYQAASGAGAQNMRELLNQMGEAHKVAKGLLDDPASAILDIDREVAGVLRDDAFPTANFGVPLAGSLIPWIDKDLGNGQSKEEWKARAETNKILGLADGQVNIDGLCVRIGAMRCHSQALTVKLMQDVPMDEIEAIIAAHNDWVKVVPNQREASMADLTPTAVTGTLTVPVGRMRKLYMGSEYLSAFTVGDQLLWGAAEPLRRMLRILVEEQ; from the coding sequence ATGATGCGAGTGGGTCTGGTTGGTTGGCGCGGCATGGTCGGTTCGGTGCTGATGCAGCGTATGCGCGAAGAGCGTGATTTCGATTTGATCGAACCGGTATTTTTTACCACCTCGCAAGTCGGTGGCAAGGGGCCGGATATCGGCCGCGATATTCCCGCGTTGAAAGACGCACGTAATATCGATGAACTCAAGGCGATGGATGCCATTATTTCTACCCAGGGCGGCGACTATACTACCGAAATCTTCGGACAACTGCGTTCAGCCGGATGGAAGGGCTACTGGATAGACGCAGCATCGACGCTGCGCATGGAAAAGGATAGCGTGATTATCCTCGATCCGGTGAATCAGCACGTGATCAAGGATGCGCTGGTCAAGGGTGGCAAGGACTTCATCGGCGGCAACTGCACGGTGTCGCTGATGCTGATGGCGCTGGGCGGTCTGTTCCGCGAAAACATGGTGGACTGGATCAGTGCAATGACCTATCAGGCCGCGTCCGGCGCAGGCGCACAGAATATGCGCGAACTACTTAACCAGATGGGCGAAGCGCACAAGGTTGCCAAAGGTCTGCTGGATGACCCTGCTTCCGCCATTCTCGACATCGATCGTGAAGTAGCGGGAGTCTTGCGCGACGATGCTTTCCCCACCGCCAATTTTGGTGTGCCACTGGCCGGCAGCCTGATTCCCTGGATCGACAAGGATCTGGGCAACGGTCAAAGCAAGGAAGAGTGGAAAGCGCGTGCCGAAACCAACAAGATATTGGGGCTGGCCGACGGTCAGGTCAATATCGACGGCTTGTGCGTGCGTATCGGCGCGATGCGCTGCCACAGCCAGGCGCTGACCGTGAAACTGATGCAGGATGTGCCGATGGATGAAATCGAGGCCATCATTGCCGCACATAACGACTGGGTCAAAGTGGTGCCTAACCAGCGCGAAGCCAGCATGGCTGATCTGACGCCTACAGCGGTGACCGGCACGCTGACGGTGCCGGTGGGGCGGATGCGCAAACTTTACATGGGCAGCGAGTACCTTTCCGCATTCACCGTCGGCGATCAGCTGCTCTGGGGTGCGGCGGAACCGTTGCGCCGCATGTTGCGTATTCTGGTGGAAGAACAATGA
- a CDS encoding aspartate-semialdehyde dehydrogenase — translation MTGLVNVAVLGPTTLIGEAVLAQLAERDFPVGKLYLLSPSLSVGDEVQFKQKDITVLDAVSFDFNQVQLAIFAAGAEAAAHFAPIAVAAGCVVIDTSPQFRQEEDVPLVVAGVNSECIADYKARRIIACPNAATTHLLLSLKPIMDAAGLTRVSVATYQSVSGSGKAGVDELADQSRAIFNLTETENIVYPKRISFNILPQVGDLMDNGYSAEEMKMVEETRKVLAMPNLAINPTAVRVPVFYGHGQAVQIATQRKLAADAAVAIWQNVNGISVVGSAEDAEYPTPIDTAGNDAILIGRVRDAIGDDLGLNYWLVADNIHAGTALNSVRIAEKWVAEFI, via the coding sequence ATGACCGGGCTGGTGAATGTCGCCGTGCTGGGGCCAACGACCCTGATCGGCGAAGCAGTGCTGGCGCAGCTGGCTGAACGTGATTTTCCGGTCGGAAAGCTGTACCTGCTCTCGCCGAGCCTTTCGGTAGGCGACGAAGTGCAGTTTAAACAAAAAGATATCACTGTGCTTGATGCCGTAAGCTTCGATTTTAATCAGGTGCAGTTGGCGATCTTCGCTGCGGGGGCAGAAGCGGCTGCTCACTTCGCGCCAATCGCGGTAGCTGCCGGGTGTGTCGTGATCGATACCAGCCCGCAGTTCCGTCAGGAAGAGGATGTGCCGCTGGTGGTGGCGGGGGTGAACAGTGAATGCATCGCGGACTATAAGGCCCGCAGAATCATTGCCTGTCCGAACGCGGCAACCACGCATCTGCTGTTGAGTCTGAAGCCGATTATGGATGCAGCCGGGCTGACGCGAGTGAGTGTCGCCACTTATCAGTCGGTATCCGGTTCGGGCAAGGCCGGGGTAGACGAATTGGCCGACCAATCACGCGCCATTTTTAATCTTACCGAAACCGAGAATATCGTATATCCTAAACGCATTTCCTTTAACATTTTGCCGCAAGTTGGTGATTTGATGGATAATGGTTATAGTGCTGAAGAGATGAAGATGGTGGAGGAAACACGCAAGGTGCTGGCCATGCCGAACTTGGCCATTAACCCGACCGCAGTCAGGGTGCCGGTGTTCTATGGGCACGGTCAGGCAGTGCAGATAGCGACGCAGCGTAAACTCGCGGCGGATGCTGCGGTTGCGATATGGCAAAATGTGAATGGGATATCAGTTGTGGGGTCAGCTGAGGATGCCGAATATCCTACGCCTATTGATACTGCAGGGAATGATGCGATATTGATAGGCCGGGTGCGCGACGCGATTGGTGATGATCTGGGTTTGAATTATTGGTTGGTGGCAGATAATATTCATGCAGGCACCGCATTGAATAGTGTACGTATTGCGGAGAAGTGGGTAGCCGAATTTATTTAG
- a CDS encoding FimV/HubP family polar landmark protein produces MSCLSAAMLLLAQTPAYSAGLGKLSINSALGQPLNAEIEVIAADPTELSHLQARMASAEAFRNANIEMNNALSGVKFVVDKKADGHTVLKVTSNQPINDPFVDMLIELDWGSGQMVREYTLLLDPPGMFNNQSSRNLTVTPATVARDASATPKPASADTTRAAKPASRDMNVSQAKPVAKKPAPTSVMPKAESETPAAGAVGMETVGPIKRGATLIAIAKETKPEGVKLEQMLVGLYRQNTHAFAGNNMNRLKVGQIIKVPTKEEVSAISEAEAVREIKLQSADWHNYRQKLAGEVAAAPAVAEKPAQASGKITPKVEDRAAAVKPGQDVLKLSKGEAPVTNQKSANGVKTAKPTAAEQKQAAQDEAVAKQKALNEANERAAALEKNIKDMQRLVELKNQSMAALQKNAEKPAPAAPIPVPPTVKPEAAPAKPAEAVKKPVPVAQPKPAASVADTGNWYDVINPLYAGAAAVGVLLLALLGFMTKSRRRREGLTKFENSIMTNVEVKPNTVYGAQGGASVNTNNTSFLTDFSQSGLGNLDTHDVDPIAEAEVYMAYGRDAQAEEILKEAMVKDPVRHEIKLKLLEIYAARNNLPAFESIATELYSALGGENTPLWEKAAELGRKLDPNNPLYGGQPGAAVKHDAEVPAAVAAGGAVAAVALDEFVTADEPEETVTAQNVSPTSADQDMDFPTALDFDTELMPAPATGHEEETPVDADMTELQAVDTLPAEQMAAEANESEEDKATAEPVADTFAGLDFSLNFEPQEMPEAAEPVAVPEPVHEEPAMQAETVVHDDMLNFDFDLDKTDIDQHEELAPIAELAPAVEPADAPMNLDFSGINLNFDEPADAAETTLSDVEQEVKTKLDLAQVYQEMGDHENAREILQEVIKEGNAQQQASAQDLLNQLG; encoded by the coding sequence GTGAGTTGTTTGTCAGCCGCGATGCTGTTACTGGCGCAAACACCCGCTTACAGTGCGGGTTTAGGTAAGCTCTCCATTAATTCGGCATTAGGCCAGCCGCTTAATGCCGAAATAGAAGTCATTGCTGCCGATCCCACTGAATTGAGCCATTTGCAGGCGCGGATGGCCAGCGCCGAAGCTTTTCGTAATGCCAACATAGAAATGAATAACGCCTTATCGGGCGTAAAGTTTGTCGTTGACAAGAAGGCTGACGGACATACAGTACTTAAAGTTACCTCAAATCAGCCTATTAACGATCCTTTTGTCGATATGCTGATTGAACTGGACTGGGGTAGCGGACAAATGGTGCGTGAATATACCCTGCTGCTTGATCCTCCCGGTATGTTCAATAATCAGAGCAGTCGTAATCTGACTGTTACCCCCGCGACCGTTGCTCGGGATGCTTCAGCAACGCCCAAGCCCGCATCTGCTGATACAACCCGCGCTGCGAAACCGGCGTCGCGTGATATGAATGTGAGCCAGGCCAAGCCTGTCGCAAAAAAACCGGCCCCGACCAGCGTCATGCCGAAAGCCGAGAGCGAAACGCCGGCTGCCGGTGCAGTCGGTATGGAGACGGTAGGCCCTATCAAGCGCGGTGCAACTCTGATAGCAATAGCAAAAGAAACCAAACCCGAAGGTGTCAAGCTGGAACAGATGCTGGTGGGTTTATATCGCCAGAATACCCATGCGTTCGCGGGTAATAATATGAACCGGCTGAAAGTCGGACAGATTATTAAAGTGCCGACCAAGGAAGAGGTTTCCGCTATCAGTGAAGCCGAAGCCGTGCGCGAAATCAAATTACAATCTGCGGATTGGCATAACTATCGGCAGAAATTGGCCGGAGAAGTTGCTGCTGCCCCGGCAGTAGCAGAAAAACCGGCGCAGGCCAGCGGTAAAATCACCCCAAAAGTGGAAGACAGGGCTGCTGCAGTTAAACCCGGGCAAGATGTGCTCAAATTATCCAAAGGCGAAGCGCCTGTTACGAATCAAAAATCAGCCAATGGTGTAAAAACCGCTAAACCAACTGCTGCAGAGCAAAAGCAGGCTGCACAGGATGAAGCAGTGGCGAAGCAGAAGGCGCTCAATGAAGCGAACGAGCGTGCCGCTGCCTTGGAAAAGAATATCAAGGATATGCAGCGTCTGGTTGAACTGAAAAATCAGTCCATGGCAGCGTTGCAAAAAAATGCGGAAAAACCTGCGCCTGCCGCACCCATTCCTGTACCGCCGACAGTTAAGCCCGAGGCAGCGCCAGCCAAACCGGCGGAAGCGGTTAAAAAGCCGGTTCCGGTCGCGCAGCCAAAGCCTGCTGCTTCGGTTGCCGATACGGGTAACTGGTACGATGTCATCAATCCATTGTATGCTGGCGCAGCCGCGGTAGGCGTGTTGTTGCTGGCATTGCTGGGTTTTATGACTAAAAGCCGTCGTCGGCGTGAAGGTTTGACTAAATTCGAAAACAGCATCATGACCAATGTCGAAGTCAAGCCTAACACTGTGTATGGCGCGCAAGGCGGTGCATCGGTCAATACCAACAACACTTCGTTCCTGACCGATTTCAGTCAATCGGGTTTAGGCAATCTCGATACGCATGATGTCGATCCAATCGCTGAAGCTGAAGTTTACATGGCTTACGGGCGCGACGCTCAGGCCGAAGAGATTCTAAAAGAAGCCATGGTTAAAGATCCGGTTCGCCACGAAATCAAACTGAAATTGCTCGAGATCTATGCGGCACGTAACAATCTGCCTGCATTTGAATCGATTGCAACCGAATTGTATTCGGCGCTCGGCGGGGAAAATACGCCACTCTGGGAGAAAGCCGCCGAGTTAGGCCGCAAACTGGACCCGAATAATCCGCTGTATGGCGGTCAACCTGGTGCAGCGGTCAAGCATGACGCTGAAGTGCCTGCAGCCGTTGCAGCAGGGGGGGCGGTAGCAGCAGTTGCCCTGGATGAATTTGTTACTGCAGATGAACCTGAAGAAACGGTAACCGCGCAAAATGTGTCCCCGACCTCTGCCGATCAGGATATGGATTTCCCAACTGCGCTGGATTTCGATACCGAACTGATGCCAGCTCCAGCAACGGGGCACGAAGAAGAGACGCCCGTTGATGCAGACATGACCGAGTTGCAGGCTGTTGATACGTTACCTGCCGAGCAGATGGCTGCAGAAGCTAATGAGTCTGAGGAAGACAAAGCAACGGCAGAACCGGTTGCCGATACGTTTGCGGGTTTGGATTTCAGTCTGAATTTCGAGCCGCAGGAAATGCCGGAGGCTGCCGAGCCTGTTGCCGTACCTGAGCCGGTGCATGAAGAGCCGGCGATGCAGGCAGAAACGGTTGTCCATGACGACATGCTGAACTTCGATTTTGATCTGGATAAAACAGATATCGATCAGCATGAGGAATTGGCGCCCATTGCAGAGTTGGCGCCTGCGGTCGAGCCTGCTGATGCGCCAATGAACCTGGATTTCTCTGGTATAAATCTGAATTTTGACGAACCGGCCGATGCTGCGGAAACGACACTCAGTGACGTAGAGCAGGAGGTGAAAACCAAACTGGATTTGGCGCAGGTTTACCAGGAAATGGGTGATCATGAGAATGCGCGTGAAATTCTGCAGGAAGTGATTAAAGAGGGGAATGCTCAGCAGCAGGCGAGCGCCCAGGACTTGTTAAATCAATTGGGTTGA
- a CDS encoding CbiQ family ECF transporter T component: protein MLWLFFMVWIMQVNTPILAGISTVTALVFTRRTRQQFVRYLRRSRWLLLVLLLMHAYSLPGTPLWPALGAYSPSQIGLSSGLLQSWRLMLVLAMLAVLMTRLSREAILMGIYTLMAPLRYVGLEPERMAVRVWLTMRYAEALMEDARRVSFRQRLQQLSNPPAAGDDMVQSLELPLQRSSWLDYACIASVVVLGIWVR, encoded by the coding sequence ATGCTGTGGCTGTTTTTTATGGTGTGGATAATGCAGGTGAATACGCCGATATTGGCAGGCATCAGCACGGTGACGGCGTTGGTATTCACTCGGCGTACCCGGCAGCAGTTTGTCCGCTATCTCCGGCGCAGCCGCTGGCTATTGCTGGTCTTGTTGCTGATGCATGCCTACAGCCTGCCCGGCACACCGTTGTGGCCGGCGTTGGGGGCATATAGCCCAAGTCAGATAGGATTAAGCAGCGGTTTGTTGCAGAGCTGGCGGTTGATGCTGGTGCTGGCCATGCTCGCGGTGTTGATGACACGGCTGAGCCGCGAGGCGATCCTGATGGGCATTTATACGCTGATGGCGCCATTGCGATATGTTGGCCTGGAACCCGAACGCATGGCAGTGCGTGTCTGGCTGACTATGCGCTATGCAGAAGCACTGATGGAAGATGCGCGGCGCGTGTCTTTCAGGCAGCGTTTGCAGCAATTATCCAATCCGCCTGCAGCGGGTGACGATATGGTGCAGTCGCTGGAATTGCCGCTGCAGCGGTCAAGTTGGCTTGATTATGCATGCATTGCGAGTGTGGTGGTGCTTGGGATCTGGGTGAGATGA
- the truA gene encoding tRNA pseudouridine(38-40) synthase TruA, translating into MKRIALGLEYNGSQFCGWQHQPQGCGVQDALERALSQIAGHAVSVVAAGRTDTGVHATEQIVHFDVSIERPLTAWVRGANAFLPDGVAVLWAQLVGPDFHARFSAISRSYRYDLLNHPVRPALNAGQVGWYHAPLDIARMQQAAALLVGEHDFSAFRAAECQARSPVRVLRQLNVSGQGNLVVFELTANAFLHHMVRNIVGALVYVGQGKYPPDWIADLLQQRDRTRAAPTFAAAGLHLCHVEYDAMWGLPDSRGACRPISRIEDK; encoded by the coding sequence ATGAAGCGTATTGCGTTGGGTTTGGAATACAACGGCAGCCAGTTTTGCGGGTGGCAGCATCAGCCGCAAGGCTGTGGCGTGCAAGATGCGCTGGAGCGTGCCCTGTCGCAGATTGCAGGACATGCAGTATCAGTAGTGGCAGCAGGCCGGACTGACACCGGAGTGCATGCGACCGAACAGATCGTGCACTTCGATGTGTCGATAGAGCGTCCGTTAACGGCATGGGTGCGCGGTGCCAATGCGTTTTTGCCTGACGGAGTCGCCGTGCTGTGGGCGCAACTGGTCGGCCCGGATTTTCATGCGCGTTTTAGTGCGATATCGCGCAGCTATCGTTACGATTTGCTGAATCATCCGGTGCGTCCGGCACTCAACGCCGGACAGGTGGGCTGGTATCATGCACCGCTGGATATTGCGCGGATGCAGCAGGCGGCTGCCTTGCTCGTTGGCGAGCATGATTTCAGTGCGTTTCGTGCGGCGGAATGCCAGGCGAGATCACCCGTGCGCGTGCTGCGGCAACTCAATGTATCCGGACAGGGCAATCTCGTCGTATTCGAGCTGACAGCGAATGCTTTTTTGCATCATATGGTGCGCAATATCGTCGGTGCATTGGTGTACGTCGGCCAGGGCAAATATCCGCCGGACTGGATCGCCGATTTGCTGCAGCAGCGCGACCGTACCCGCGCGGCGCCGACTTTTGCAGCCGCCGGTCTGCATCTGTGCCATGTCGAATACGATGCAATGTGGGGTTTGCCCGACAGCCGTGGTGCCTGTCGGCCGATCTCCAGGATTGAGGATAAATGA
- a CDS encoding phosphoribosylanthranilate isomerase: protein MRTRIKICGLTQVEAALHAAYAGADAIGLVFYPPSPRHVEIAQAREIAQALPAFVSSVVLFVDADAAEVQTVIEQVRPSLLQFHGDESPVYCRQFKLPYIKAVRVRAGLDLVQYATRFDDAQGILLDAFVPGEAGGTGHSFDWALIPPVLPLPLILSGGLDAQNVAAAIQQTRPWAVDVSSGVEISKGIKDAAKVVQFIQEVSNAYR, encoded by the coding sequence ATGCGAACACGAATTAAAATCTGCGGACTCACCCAGGTCGAAGCCGCCCTGCATGCAGCCTACGCAGGCGCGGATGCCATCGGGCTGGTATTCTATCCGCCCAGTCCGCGTCATGTCGAAATCGCTCAGGCGCGGGAAATCGCGCAGGCCTTGCCCGCGTTTGTGAGCAGCGTGGTGCTATTTGTCGATGCGGATGCCGCCGAAGTGCAGACCGTTATCGAACAAGTGCGTCCCAGCCTGTTGCAATTCCATGGCGACGAATCCCCAGTCTATTGCCGTCAATTCAAGCTGCCTTATATTAAGGCGGTTCGCGTTAGAGCGGGGCTGGATTTGGTACAATACGCAACTCGGTTCGATGATGCCCAAGGTATCCTGCTCGATGCATTTGTGCCGGGTGAAGCGGGCGGTACTGGACACAGTTTCGATTGGGCGCTGATTCCGCCGGTCCTGCCCCTGCCGCTGATACTGTCAGGCGGCCTGGATGCGCAGAATGTCGCTGCGGCGATTCAGCAAACCCGTCCGTGGGCCGTCGATGTGTCGAGCGGTGTGGAAATCAGTAAAGGCATCAAGGATGCGGCGAAAGTCGTGCAATTTATTCAAGAGGTAAGTAATGCATATCGGTGA
- the trpB gene encoding tryptophan synthase subunit beta, whose protein sequence is MHIGELPDEHGHFGPYGGIFVAETLIAALDELRQEYELAREDAAFMAEFRHELKHYVGRPSPIYHAKRWSEHLGGAQIYLKREDLNHTGAHKINNTIGQALLARRMGKKRVIAETGAGQHGVASATVAARYGMECVVYMGAEDVARQSPNVYRMKLLGATVVPVSSGSRTLKDALNEAMRDWVTNVESTFYILGTAAGPHPYPMLVRDFQSVIGEECLTQMPDMIGRQPDAVIACVGGGSNAIGIFYPYLEHNNVRLIGVEAGGESVASGRHAAPLTAGTPGILHGFRSYLMQDENGQIIETHSISAGLDYPGVGPEHAWLKDSGRAEYVAINDDEAMRAFHDLCRFEGIIPALESSHALAHAAKIAPGMSKDRILLVNLSGRGDKDINTVAKLSGITL, encoded by the coding sequence ATGCATATCGGTGAACTTCCAGATGAGCACGGTCATTTTGGCCCCTATGGCGGTATTTTTGTCGCGGAAACCTTGATTGCGGCATTGGATGAACTGCGTCAGGAATACGAGCTGGCGCGCGAGGATGCGGCGTTCATGGCCGAGTTTCGTCATGAGCTCAAGCACTATGTCGGACGTCCTAGCCCGATCTATCACGCGAAACGCTGGTCGGAACATCTGGGCGGTGCGCAGATTTATCTCAAGCGCGAGGATCTGAACCACACCGGCGCGCATAAAATCAACAATACCATTGGGCAGGCTTTGCTGGCACGGCGCATGGGCAAGAAGCGCGTGATCGCGGAGACAGGTGCCGGGCAGCACGGCGTGGCGTCCGCCACGGTGGCTGCTCGCTACGGCATGGAATGCGTGGTGTACATGGGTGCCGAAGACGTCGCGCGACAGTCGCCTAACGTGTACCGCATGAAGCTGCTGGGTGCGACCGTGGTGCCGGTGTCTTCCGGTTCCAGGACCTTGAAAGACGCACTAAACGAAGCCATGCGCGACTGGGTCACCAACGTCGAATCGACTTTTTACATTCTGGGTACCGCGGCCGGACCGCACCCGTATCCCATGCTGGTGCGCGATTTCCAGTCGGTTATCGGCGAAGAGTGCCTGACGCAGATGCCGGACATGATCGGCCGCCAGCCTGATGCGGTGATTGCCTGTGTCGGCGGCGGCTCCAACGCCATCGGCATTTTCTATCCGTATCTCGAACATAACAACGTACGCCTGATCGGTGTCGAGGCAGGCGGCGAGAGTGTCGCCAGCGGGCGCCATGCAGCGCCGCTGACGGCGGGTACGCCCGGCATATTGCATGGTTTCCGCAGTTACCTGATGCAGGATGAGAACGGCCAGATCATCGAGACGCATTCCATTTCTGCCGGTCTGGATTATCCTGGCGTCGGTCCTGAACATGCCTGGCTGAAAGACAGCGGTCGCGCCGAATATGTTGCCATTAACGACGACGAGGCGATGCGCGCTTTTCATGACTTGTGCCGTTTCGAGGGCATTATCCCGGCACTCGAATCCAGCCATGCGCTGGCACATGCGGCCAAAATCGCGCCTGGCATGAGCAAGGACCGGATACTGCTGGTGAACCTGTCCGGGCGCGGTGATAAGGACATCAACACCGTGGCGAAACTGTCGGGCATCACACTTTAA
- the trpA gene encoding tryptophan synthase subunit alpha produces the protein MSRIKQTFAQLNAQHKAALIPFITAGDPDPQLTVQILHGLAAAGADIIELGVPFSDPMADGPTIQRASERALKHHVGLKDVLAMVTEFRATNTTTPIVLMGYANPIEHMGYAVFAQAAAAAGVDGVLTVDIPPEESVAEIFMAAGIDTIFLLSPTTPDARINLVASKASGFVYYVSLKGVTGSANLDLAEVAGHIPVIRERCGLPVGVGFGIRDAQTAAAIAKFADAVVIGSRIVEEIENSPREQVVANLTTFVAGVRAAMDVTA, from the coding sequence ATGAGCCGTATCAAGCAGACTTTTGCCCAACTCAACGCGCAACACAAGGCAGCGCTGATTCCGTTTATCACCGCAGGGGACCCGGATCCGCAGCTGACGGTGCAAATTCTGCACGGCCTGGCTGCTGCAGGGGCGGATATCATCGAGCTGGGCGTGCCGTTTTCCGACCCGATGGCGGATGGCCCTACCATACAGCGCGCATCGGAACGGGCGCTCAAGCATCATGTCGGTTTGAAGGACGTGCTGGCGATGGTAACCGAGTTTCGAGCCACCAACACCACTACGCCGATCGTGCTGATGGGTTATGCCAATCCAATTGAACATATGGGTTACGCCGTGTTTGCCCAGGCGGCAGCCGCTGCCGGCGTGGACGGCGTGCTGACGGTGGATATTCCGCCGGAAGAAAGTGTGGCGGAGATATTCATGGCCGCCGGCATAGATACGATATTCCTGCTGTCGCCGACCACCCCGGATGCGCGCATCAATCTGGTGGCGAGCAAAGCCAGCGGTTTCGTCTATTATGTATCGCTGAAAGGCGTAACCGGCTCCGCCAATCTGGATCTGGCCGAAGTTGCCGGACATATTCCGGTGATACGCGAGCGCTGCGGGCTGCCGGTCGGCGTGGGTTTCGGTATCCGTGATGCGCAGACTGCAGCAGCCATTGCGAAGTTTGCTGATGCGGTCGTAATCGGTAGCCGGATTGTGGAAGAAATAGAAAACTCGCCGCGCGAACAGGTGGTGGCGAATTTGACGACGTTTGTTGCCGGCGTGCGCGCAGCGATGGATGTGACGGCTTAA